A single Saccharomyces paradoxus chromosome II, complete sequence DNA region contains:
- a CDS encoding zinc-binding alcohol dehydrogenase family protein (similar to YCR102C), with the protein MSITIPETMKAVVIENSKAVVKEGIPIPELEEGFVLIKTLAVAGNPTDWAHIDYKLGPQGSILGCDAAGQIVKLGPAVDPKDFSVGDYIYGFIHGSSVRFPSNGAFAEYSAISTAVAYKSPNELKFLGEDILPAGPVRSLEGAATIPVSLTTAGLVLTYNLGLNLEWEPSSPQRNAPILLWGGATSVGQLLIQLANKLNGFTKIIVVASRKHEKLLKEYGADEIFDYHDIDVVEQIKQKYNNIPYLVDCVANQDTLQQVYKCAADKLDATVVELTNLTEENVKKENRRQNVTIDRTRLYSTGGHEVPFGGVTFPADPEARRAATKFVKFINPKINDGQIHHIPVKIYKNGLSDVPHMLEDIKHGKNSGEKLVAVLN; encoded by the coding sequence ATGTCAATCACAATTCCAGAAACCATGAAGGCCGTCGTCATTGAAAATAGTAAAGCGGTTGTCAAAGAGGGCATTCCCATTCctgaattggaagaaggaTTTGTTTTGATTAAGACTCTTGCTGTTGCTGGTAATCCAACTGATTGGGCGCACATTGACTACAAGCTTGGCCCCCAAGGTTCTATTTTGGGATGTGACGCTGCTGGCCAAATTGTTAAATTGGGCCCAGCCGTTGATCCTaaagatttttctgttGGTGATTATATTTATGGGTTTATCCACGGATCCTCCGTAAGATTTCCTTCCAATGGTGCCTTTGCTGAATATTCCGCTATTTCAACTGCGGTTGCCTACAAATCACCCAATGAactcaaatttttgggTGAGGATATTCTACCTGCCGGCCCTGTCAGGTCTTTGGAAGGCGCAGCCACTATCCCAGTATCACTGACCACAGCCGGTTTGGTGTTGACTTATAATTTAGGTTTGAACTTAGAATGGGAGCCATCCAGCCCACAAAGAAACGCTCCCATCTTATTATGGGGTGGAGCAACATCAGTAGGCCAGTTACTCATTCAATTAGCGAATAAATTGAATGGCTTCACCAAGATCATTGTTGTCGCTTCTCGGAAACACGAAAAActattgaaagaatatggTGCCgatgaaatatttgattaCCATGATATTGATGTGGTGGAACAAATCAAACAGAAGTACAACAACATCCCGTATTTGGTCGATTGTGTCGCCAATCAAGATACGCTTCAACAAGTGTACAAATGTGCGGCCGATAAACTGGATGCTACTGTTGTCGAATTAACTAATTTGACAGAAGAAAACgtcaaaaaggaaaacagGAGGCAAAATGTCACTATTGACAGGACCAGACTGTATTCAACAGGTGGCCATGAAGTACCATTTGGAGGCGTTACTTTCCCGGCTGACCCAGAAGCCAGGAGAGCTGCCACCAAATTCgtcaaattcatcaatcCGAAGATTAATGATGGGCAAATTCACCATATTCCAGTAAAGATCTATAAGAACGGGCTTTCTGACGTCCCTCATATGCTGGAAGACATTAAACATGGTAAGAACTCTGGTGAAAAACTAGTTGCCGTATTAAACTAG
- a CDS encoding aldo/keto reductase (aryl-alcohol dehydrogenase~similar to YCR107W) yields MPKMLGPKPGAPSEIGSPRALSKTAGIRVSPLIMGRMSIGDASSALMDSMNKKRAFELLDAFYGAGGNFIDTANNYQNEQSEEWIGEWIGEWMTSRKLRNQIVIATKFTTDYKKYEAADGKSANYSGNHKRRLHVSVKDSLRKLQTDWIDILYVHWWDYMSSIEEVMDSLHILVQQGKVLYLGVSDTPAWVVSAANYYATSHGKTPFSIYQGKWNVLNRDFERDIIPMARHFGMALAPWDVMGGGRFQSKKTVEERKKNGEGLRTFVGGPEQTDVEVRISEALAKVAEEHGTESVAAIAIAYVRSKAKNVFPLVGERKIEHLKQNIEALSIKLTPEQIEYLESIVPFDTGFPNTFIVLNTLTQKYCTSNV; encoded by the coding sequence ATGCCTAAAATGTTGGGGCCAAAACCTGGGGCACCTAGCGAGATAGGAAGTCCGAGGGCTCTTTCTAAGACTGCTGGTATTAGAGTATCTCCGTTAATCATGGGAAGAATGTCGATTGGTGACGCATCGTCGGCACTCATGGACTCAATGAACAAGAAGCGCGCCTTTGAGTTGCTTGATGCTTTTTACGGGGCAGGTGGAAATTTCATTGACACTGCAAAcaattatcaaaatgaGCAGTCGGAAGAATGGATCGGTGAATGGATCGGTGAATGGATgacttcaagaaaattgcGTAACCAAATTGTAATTGCCACCAAGTTTACCACAGACTATAAGAAGTACGAAGCAGCTGATGGTAAAAGCGCCAACTACAGTGGTAATCACAAGCGTCGTTTACATGTGAGTGTGAAAGATTCCCTTCGCAAGTTGCAAACTGATTGGATTGATATCCTTTATGTTCACTGGTGGGATTACATGAGTTCTATCGAAGAAGTTATGGATAGTTTACATATTCTTGTCCAGCAGGGCAAGGTCCTCTATTTGGGTGTGTCTGATACACCTGCCTGGGTTGTTTCTGCAGCGAATTATTACGCTACATCTCATGGGAAAACTCCTTTTAGTATCTACCAAGGTAAGTGGAATGTGTTGAACAGAGACTTCGAGCGTGATATCATTCCAATGGCCAGGCATTTTGGTATGGCCCTTGCTCCATGGGATGTTATGGGAGGCGGAAGATTTCAGAGTAAAAAGACAGTGGAAGAGCGGAAGAAGAATGGAGAGGGCCTGCGTACTTTCGTTGGTGGCCCTGAGCAAACGGATGTGGAGGTTAGAATTAGTGAAGCATTGGCTAAGGTTGCTGAGGAACATGGCACTGAATCTGTCGCTGCTATTGCCATCGCCTATGTCCGTTccaaagcaaaaaatgtttttccATTGGttggagaaagaaaaattgaacacCTCAAACAGAACATTGAGGCTTTAAGTATTAAACTGACACCAGAACAGATAGAATACCTTGAAAGTATTGTTCCTTTTGACACTGGATTTCCTAACACTTTTATCGTGTTAAATACATTAACTCAAAAATATTGTACGAGTAATGTTTAA
- the RDS1 gene encoding Rds1p (zinc cluster transcription factor~similar to YCR106W) has translation MDLATAKKPRLRLVCLQCKKVKRKCDKLRPTCSRCQQNSLECEYEERIDLSANVAANSFDSFKTSHERNFEQQHVLERTGLKYSLQVPKGVVNATLSIWNAEDMLVIVGLVTFMDYPFAAHSLAQYDPYIRALCSSLYGMTLVDFSNYANGIPFEDSSRNILGPLSFIEKAIFRRIEHSKLFRVQPAALGLLYNGCSMEEDTSPVFLPSLVAEIEDVLMQKKDCEILLKCFYHNIYPLYPFMDISLFESDLTTLLLPDDNNRWKISTEGKNVRKKIETLSLLTIVIVMALKHSTLDVDLLSMVRASASESARKLSLLCHKLLCLLDVFRYPNENTFTCLLYFYVSEHLDPESPDCVLNRTNLLTLSHLSNLSMTLGLQYEPSKYKRFKDPQVMRQRRILWLGVQSLKFQISLAEGDSDKSNSEYMEAFLADFEEIDASSEYEKSSLGDLDMQLYDIVWSKYKFHIILSKLVSDCTSIIRHPQLFSILENVKRSEDFMAENFPTGLIYQPLHEKKLSAIKLGRDTVLDAKDVERTEIFLTNIVGRTCILNIFDVLSLHFEKKCIMHWEEYEKNYHFLTLKSITVYLELASLISDYLENNFQGNISQGRGYIVDKQICFMLVRIWMFQCRILLRFSYKQESQKKLSSSGISTDGDKKEDEMNVILARLIKHVRNQMAYLVDLAKEKLQDSYFAAYQTVPMFRYIVYLVDVGSLVSATNCFWEKIAGEGEIPPKVQQAVRLKWGLDFKNSRRIKQKLMSSQSLQSFNQILLCQMEDAVLSSSFGKKANAVMSEKLAEGFFNISEEEALNQLLENSNFDAFWDLLGENLSDMPSL, from the coding sequence atggatttgGCTACAGCGAAAAAACCTAGGTTAAGATTAGTTTGCTTGCAATGCAAAAAGGTCAAGCGGAAATGTGATAAACTGCGACCTACTTGCTCTCGATGCCAGCAAAATTCATTAGAGTGTGAATATGAAGAGAGAATAGATTTATCTGCCAATGTTGCGGCAAATAGTTTTGACAGCTTCAAGACCTCTCATGAGCGAAATTTTGAACAGCAACATGTACTTGAAAGGACTGGACTTAAATACTCCTTACAAGTGCCCAAAGGTGTTGTTAATGCTACGCTGTCGATATGGAATGCCGAAGATATGCTAGTTATAGTAGGATTAGTGACATTTATGGATTACCCGTTTGCTGCGCATAGTTTGGCGCAATATGACCCGTATATTAGAGCACTTTGTTCCTCTTTGTACGGCATGACACTTGTTGACTTTAGTAACTATGCTAATGGTATTCCTTTTGAAGACTCATCGAGAAATATACTGGGCCCATTGTCTTTCATAGAAAAGGCCATTTTTAGACGTATAGAACATAGTAAGCTATTTCGAGTCCAGCCTGCTGCCCTAGGTTTATTATACAATGGGTGTTCTATGGAAGAAGATACTTCCCCGGTTTTTCTACCATCACTCGTtgctgaaattgaagacgTGTTGATGCAGAAGAAAGACTGtgaaattcttttgaagTGTTTCTACCATAATATTTACCCCCTCTACCCTTTTATGGACATTTCACTCTTCGAGAGTGATCTGACTACATTGCTTTTGCCAGATGACAATAATCGTTGGAAAATTAGCACTGAAGGCAAGAATGTgcggaaaaaaatagaaactCTGTCGTTACTTACAATAGTCATCGTTATGGCTTTGAAGCATTCAACGTTGGATGTTGATCTTCTTTCCATGGTAAGAGCAAGTGCCTCTGAAAGTGCCAGAaaactttctcttttatgTCACAAACTACTATGCCTACTTGATGTATTTCGCTATCCAAATGAGAATACATTTACTTGCCTCTTATATTTCTATGTTTCAGAACACTTGGATCCTGAAAGTCCTGATTGTGTACTGAATCGCACCAACTTGCTTACTCTGAGCCATCTCTCAAACTTGTCCATGACATTGGGTCTTCAATATGAGCCTTCAAAGTACAAACGTTTCAAAGATCCGCAAGTGATGAGGCAGAGACGGATATTATGGTTAGGAGTTCAGTCTTTAAAGTTCCAAATTTCTCTTGCTGAGGGTGATAGTGATAAATCAAATAGTGAGTATATGGAAGCATTTTTGGCAGACTTCGAGGAGATTGACGCTTCCTCAGAGtatgaaaaaagttccTTGGGAGACTTGGACATGCAACTGTACGATATTGTTTGGAGCAAGTACAAATTTCACATCATTCTAAGCAAGCTAGTTTCTGATTGCACTTCGATTATACGGCATCCGCAGCTTTTCAGTATTTTGGAGAATGTTAAAAGATCGGAAGATTTTATGGCTGAAAACTTTCCCACAGGTTTGATTTACCAACCTCTtcatgaaaagaaactaagTGCTATAAAACTTGGCAGAGATACCGTACTCGATGCTAAGGATGTTGAAAGAACTGAAATATTCTTGACAAATATTGTGGGGCGTACATGTATTCTAAACATCTTTGACGTCCTATCGTtacattttgaaaagaaatgtatTATGCATTGGGAAGAATACGAAAAGAACTATCATTTCCTTACTTTGAAAAGTATTACTGTGTACTTAGAGCTCGCAAGTTTGATATCTGATTATCTTGAGAATAATTTTCAAGGAAACATTTCACAGGGGCGTGGTTACATTGTCGATAAACAGATATGTTTTATGCTTGTGAGGATCTGGATGTTCCAATGTCGTATTTTGTTGAGGTTTTCTTACAAGCAAGAAAGTCAGAAGAAGTTGTCATCCTCTGGCATATCTACTGACGGTgataagaaagaagatgagATGAACGTCATTTTAGCAAGACTTATCAAACACGTTCGTAACCAAATGGCGTATTTAGTAGACCtggcaaaagaaaagcttcAGGATAGTTACTTTGCTGCCTATCAAACTGTTCCCATGTTTAGGTACATCGTGTATTTGGTAGACGTTGGTAGCTTAGTATCTGCAACGAATTGCTTTTGGGAAAAGATTGCCGGTGAAGGTGAAATACCGCCAAAAGTACAACAAGCCGTGAGATTGAAATGGGGGCTGGACTTTAAAAATTCGAGAAGAATCAAGCAAAAGTTAATGAGCAGCCAAAGTTTGCAAAGTTTCAATCAAATTCTGCTATGTCAGATGGAGGATGCAGTTCTTTCCAGctcttttggaaaaaaagccaATGCCGTTATGTCCGAAAAGCTAGCTGAaggatttttcaatatcagcGAGGAAGAGGCTTTGAATCAATTATTGGAAAACAGCAATTTTGATGCCTTTTGGGATTTATTAGGTGAAAATCTGAGCGATATGCCTTCCTTGTAA
- the ADH7 gene encoding NADP-dependent alcohol dehydrogenase (NADPH-dependent medium chain alcohol dehydrogenase~similar to YCR105W), which produces MPYPEKFQGIGISNARDWKHPTLVSFEPKLFGDHDVDIEIEVCGICGSDFHIAAGNWGPVPENQVLGHEIIGRVVKVGPKCHTGIKIGDRVGVGAQALACLQCERCKSDNEQYCTNDHVLTMWTPYKDGYIAQGGFASHVRLHEHFAIQIPENIPSPLAAPLLCGGITVFSPLLRNGCGPGKKVGIVGIGGIGHMGILLAKAMGAEVYAFSRGHSKRKDCTKLGANRYIATLEDKSWTEQYSNTLDLLVICSSSLSEVNFDNFVKVMKIGSSIVSIAAPEANEKLVLQPLGLMGISISSSAIGSRKEIEQLLKLVSEKNVKIWVEELPISEEGVHQAFTRMERGDVKYRIALVDYDKEFHK; this is translated from the coding sequence ATGCCTTATCCAGAAAAGTTTCAAGGTATCGGTATTTCCAACGCAAGGGATTGGAAGCATCCTACATTGGTGAGTTTCGAACCAAAACTCTTCGGTGATCATGACGTTGATATTGAAATCGAGGTCTGTGGTATCTGCGGATCTGATTTTCATATAGCAGCTGGTAACTGGGGCCCAGTCCCAGAAAACCAGGTCCTTGGACATGAAATAATTGGCCGCGTGGTAAAAGTAGGACCCAAGTGCCACACTGGGATAAAAATCGGGGACCGTGTTGGTGTTGGTGCGCAAGCTTTGGCATGTCTTCAATGTGAACGTTGCAAAAGTGATAATGAGCAATACTGCACTAATGACCACGTTTTGACTATGTGGACTCCATACAAGGACGGCTACATTGCACAAGGGGGATTTGCTTCTCACGTAAGGCTACACGAACATTTTGCTATTCAGATACCGGAAAATATTCCAAGTCCGCTAGCGGCTCCGTTATTATGTGGTGGTATTACAGTGTTTTCTCCGCTGTTAAGAAACGGCTGTGGTCCAGGTAAGAAGGTGGGTATTGTTGGCATTGGTGGTATTGGACATATGGGCATTCTGTTAGCTAAGGCTATGGGCGCCGAAGTTTATGCATTCTCACGTGGCCACTCCAAGAGGAAAGACTGTACGAAGCTTGGAGCTAATCGTTATATTGCTACGTTGGAGGATAAAAGTTGGACAGAACAATACTCTAACACTTTGGATCTTCTTGTCATTTGCTCATCATCTCTGTCAGAGGTTAATTTTGACAATTTCGTTAAGGTCATGAAGATTGGAAGTTCCATTGTTTCAATCGCTGCTCCAGAAGCCAATGAGAAGCTTGTCTTGCAACCATTGGGCCTGATGGGAATCTCAATTTCAAGCAGTGCTATTGGATctagaaaagaaatcgaACAACTATTGAAACTGGTTTCCGAAAAAAACGTCAAGATATGGGTGGAAGAACTTCCAATTAGTGAAGAAGGTGTCCATCAAGCTTTTACAAGAATGGAAAGAGGAGATGTCAAGTACAGAATTGCTTTAGTCGATTACGATAAGGAGTTCCATAAATAA
- the MIX23 gene encoding Mix23p (similar to YBL107C), which produces MVNNKRTFTAPQSLLESNLTFPNDEPSLTTVTVTRERCIDPSLIDSFLRFLRHGSDDIIRQKLNNYRKGSENGKEKCKEFLKQELYPNWQIRSNIISFCEKEAAKMKNETDQQCNNNEKSAVAPIIDARIDPYAARERVEEQEARYKDWTKVVDWVANNRKIEQILTSTTEGILRQNCEQNDDYLKQFAQFCKDNS; this is translated from the coding sequence ATGGTTAATAATAAGCGTACGTTTACGGCACCCCAAAGCTTACTTGAATCAAATCTTACCTTTCCGAATGATGAACCTTCACTTACTACAGTTACTGTCACACGAGAAAGATGTATTGATCCAAGCTTGATAGATTCATTTTTGAGGTTTTTAAGACATGGAAGTGATGATATAATCAGacaaaaattaaacaacTATAGGAAAGGCTCtgaaaatggaaaagaaaagtgtaaagaatttttgaaacagGAATTATATCCGAATTGGCAAATACGGAGCAAtataatttcattttgcgAAAAAGAGGCAgctaaaatgaaaaatgagaCCGATCAACaatgtaataataatgaaaagagcGCAGTGGCACCAATCATAGACGCAAGGATTGATCCTTACGCTGCAAGGGAAAGAgtagaagaacaagaagcTCGATATAAGGATTGGACGAAAGTGGTCGATTGGGTGGCgaataatagaaaaatagaaCAAATTTTAACTTCTACAACAGAAGGGATTTTAAGGCAAAACTGTGAGCAGAATGATGACTACTTGAAACAGTTTGCGCAATTCTGCAAGGATAACAGCTAA
- the SRO77 gene encoding putative Rab GTPase-binding protein SRO77 (Protein with roles in exocytosis and cation homeostasis~similar to YBL106C) yields MFKKSRHLKNVSNAIKSARVHDVSNGINSKLFDTKKICTYGINGRITVTTFDYTQSLLAVATTAGEIHIYGQKQIEVVFTLKNRTQIKHMNFVKGIYLIAVDEKSNIIVLSLHSKQILTTVFCPSSITCIETDPSLDWMLIGLESGSILIYDVDRNQMSKLRIENFQKSMFLPKERLSPVISIQWNPRDIGTILISYEHITVIYSFVESKVKQHFFYQLEPYAPGGDLSTSIEKKRTPKVIQSLYHPNSLHILTVHEDNSLVFWDVNSGKLIQARSIFETHVNFPNPALKDCSLTETPAIFKVAWICQRNPEYTSLLIATKATDKPGLPQELTMIDLGGTPMYSVTSFDAMSKYYAKPIQQKLFSLVGKAPLINFLPLPKASPYFGGCHDTNLILLLLDDGELETLVYPAGSFSSRASIFPRSLAWVRPTVTTCIAQSVQKKLWLGMMTIAQSDSFLKGGIPASRNIRSHDTRSALLTGHSNGSVRIWDASHSEVTDNAVFEVNTAKVLNRATNLAIKNISFASETLELAVSSEVGDVILFKFETNKFCGQPPRSDTLQLKFSRFSLDDSNTILVDVTDRGPTNVKQGFMPSTVIHAKKGTVSTIMNSNVGFVVVGYNEGTLIILDRRGPAIIFNENIRVISKAGSSYVSTVHFCVMEYGNDGFSSILMLCGTDIGELLTFKILPGTGGRFEVEYTDATKSNNQGKILEINSFARDTGYSCSATIAKMQDLSKGIATPGFVTVSGSNDIRLVSPGRSKDTHALFKCPIAASGLSFIPIMSSKGERKLSTIMIALLINGDIRIMTVPELKEIKNLRCPIPINTQYVENSSVLENGDIVIRSGKFQASLISVINEVVTGTNHNAGISQPAPIDTLYNSDLKIGYRPQVNSLQWARGTIYCTPYQLDELLGGIERPESKYEESAIARGNTSSCRNNTDGKLSPGIGEHRYTRPVRSSGRSGGYGILKSVSRAVETRLDTVETTINDYATTMGQTMNDAMEETGRDMMKSAVGF; encoded by the coding sequence atgtttaaaaaaagcaggCATTTGAAGAATGTATCGAATGCTATCAAATCTGCAAGAGTTCATGACGTCTCAAATGGTATTAACTCCAAACTTTTTGATACGAAGAAAATATGCACATACGGTATTAATGGACGAATAACTGTTACCACATTTGACTATACTCAAAGCCTTTTGGCAGTTGCAACTACTGCTGGAGAGATACACATTTATGGACAGAAGCAAATCGAAGTCGTATTTACGTTGAAGAACAGAACCCAAATTAAACACATGAACTTTGTTAAGGGGATATATCTGATAGCTGTAGATGAAAAGAGCAACATAATAGTTCTTTCATTACACTCGAAACAGATTTTAACCACTGTTTTTTGCCCAAGCAGTATTACTTGTATAGAGACCGATCCATCTTTGGACTGGATGCTGATCGGTCTTGAGAGTGGATCCATATTGATATATGACGTAGATAGAAATCAAATGTCCAAATTGAGAATTGAAAACTTCCAGAAAAGCATGTTTCTGCCAAAAGAGAGACTATCGCCGGTTATTTCTATCCAGTGGAATCCTAGAGATATAGGAACGATACTTATATCATATGAGCATATTACAGTCATATATTCTTTCGTAGAATCTAAAGTCAaacaacattttttttatcaattaGAGCCGTATGCTCCTGGCGGTGATCTATCCACTAgtatagaaaagaaaaggacTCCAAAGGTTATTCAATCACTTTATCACCCAAATTCCTTACATATATTAACTGTCCATGAGGACAATTCCTTGGTATTTTGGGATGTCAATAGCGGTAAACTGATTCAAGCTAGAAGCATATTTGAAACACACGTAAACTTTCCAAATCCTGCCTTGAAAGATTGTTCCTTGACAGAAACGCCTGCTATCTTCAAAGTGGCTTGGATTTGCCAACGTAATCCTGAGTATACATCACTGTTGATTGCAACAAAGGCCACAGATAAGCCCGGGTTACCACAGGAGCTAACAATGATTGACCTAGGTGGTACGCCCATGTATTCTGTCACATCATTTGACGCAATGAGCAAGTATTACGCCAAGCCGATACAACAAAAACTATTCTCGTTGGTCGGGAAGGCTCCacttataaattttttgcccTTGCCGAAGGCTTCTCCATATTTTGGTGGATGCCATGACACAAACCTCATTTTGTTACTTTTAGACGATGGCGAACTTGAAACATTGGTTTATCCAGCAGGCTCTTTTAGTTCCAGGGCGTCAATTTTCCCTCGAAGCTTGGCATGGGTCAGACCAACAGTTACTACTTGTATAGCGCAAtcagttcaaaaaaaactttggCTGGGGATGATGACAATCGCCCAAAGCGATTCATTTCTCAAAGGTGGTATTCCCGCTAGCAGAAATATTAGAAGCCATGACACTAGATCTGCTTTACTAACTGGCCATAGCAATGGTTCGGTTAGAATATGGGATGCTTCACATAGTGAAGTAACTGATAATGCTGTATTTGAAGTGAATACTGCTAAAGTGCTCAACAGAGCTACTAATTTGGctataaaaaatatctctTTTGCATCGGAAACATTGGAATTAGCAGTATCGTCTGAAGTTGGGGATGTaattcttttcaagttcGAGACAAACAAGTTTTGCGGACAACCACCTAGAAGCGATACACTACAACTGAAGTTTAGCAGATTCTCACTGGATGATTCAAATACTATTTTAGTTGATGTTACCGATAGAGGTCCTACCAACGTTAAACAAGGCTTTATGCCAAGCACAGTAATCCATGCTAAAAAAGGTACGGTGTCCACAATCATGAATAGTAACGTTGGGTTTGTTGTCGTTGGTTACAATGAAGGAACCTTAATAATACTAGACAGAAGAGGTCCAGCGATAATCTTCAATGAAAACATTAGAGTTATTTCTAAAGCTGGCAGTTCTTACGTTTCAACTGTTCACTTTTGCGTCATGGAATATGGAAATGATGGATTCTCTAGTATTTTAATGCTATGTGGGACCGATATCGGGGAACTGCTGACTTTTAAAATACTACCAGGAACTGGTGGAAGATTTGAGGTTGAATACACAGATGCAACAAAATCCAATAatcaaggaaaaattttagaaataaattcttttgCCAGAGATACTGGCTACAGTTGTTCTGCTACTATTGCAAAAATGCAAGATTTAAGTAAGGGGATCGCAACACCTGGATTTGTTACAGTCAGTGGCTCAAATGACATTCGTTTAGTATCACCAGGCAGATCTAAGGACACTCATGCGCTTTTCAAGTGTCCAATTGCCGCTAGTGGGTTGTCATTTATTCCCATCATGAGCAGTAAAGGGGAAAGAAAGCTTTCAACCATTATGATCGCTTTGCTAATTAATGGGGATATTAGAATTATGACGGTGCCTGAGCTTaaggaaatcaaaaatttacgTTGCCCAATTCCTATAAACACGCAATACGTTGAAAATTCATCTGTATTAGAAAATGGTGACATTGTAATTCGCAgtggaaaatttcaagcGTCCTTGATTTCAGTAATTAATGAAGTTGTCACCGGAACGAATCACAATGCTGGCATATCACAGCCAGCCCCTATTGATACCTTGTACAATTCTGATTTAAAAATTGGTTACAGGCCTCAAGTGAACTCTTTACAGTGGGCTAGAGGCACTATTTATTGCACACCATATCAACTCGATGAGCTACTTGGCGGTATAGAAAGGCCCGAGTCGAAGTATGAAGAAAGTGCCATTGCTCGTGGAAACACATCTTCCTGTAGAAATAATACAGACGGAAAGTTATCTCCCGGTATAGGGGAACACAGGTACACCAGACCTGTAAGAAGCTCTGGAAGAAGTGGTGGCTATGGTATCCTTAAAAGTGTCTCTAGGGCGGTTGAAACTCGCTTAGATACGGTAGAAACTACTATTAATGACTATGCAACCACGATGGGACAAACTATGAATGATGCCATGGAAGAAACAGGAAGAGACATGATGAAGAGCGCTGTAGGTTTTTAG